One stretch of Xanthomonas sp. DAR 35659 DNA includes these proteins:
- a CDS encoding AAA domain-containing protein, whose translation MKEPEKIVRYWHAVELLQPQAAPKIQKRDKAYRPFFHDTPFQCPVPPWTPESLVAEQRLPDDREWSHTLYSYLYDSQLVANALKELYGADQGYREPQNRVSALFAAKFNMGGQFVDDSLVLSSEAWFLGRALARKDWTHGFEEDQRTAAEQAQTQFQGQVSSGALRSFTLWVLQFLGLSGFFTDAERTQLRFRSQPVKPDKSTSEEDPLNSFLLEDLANVADSLGKGESSEALNQYLRHHDESVRLHVDSDAASMKVIERLLPTAYADSCWPTERHLGLVHSQQLAVNTVLSTLANGRGLLGINGPPGTGKTTLLRDLIAAIVTSRADVLATLRRASDAFASNPREAGNVGGKEQAAFKLNSSLFGFEIVVASSNNGAVENVTLELPQRDKVDESWLPDAEHFAEVGKLITGKPAWGLISGALGSKARRKTFVDRYFYGIPPRPESPSPDSGAPVPEEAEIESEAAARDLNEGASSATEAIGNQAIPQPQKNVPQGLNALLATYSQANKDRTSEQRLALWQQAVAEYHAAKAQERAACADAKRIGTLLRSLQAIREKTAEAESSVQALEQLLESTTKSQARLDAEEGATANVAFKNARDALTKHEGSKPGFWANLRSLWGASRAWAAALEQLKDQLEHARAEFDRIRRLSKQYETSREQLELQRTGSLKLLRQLQAEKQSLTRQASELASTCGADHLQAWLDHGVIGRGDPIELAEPWNIEGWRQARSRVFIQALKLHRTFFELEAARIRSNLFLINSMLTGQNLQGFSRDAVRSAWASLFMVVPVLSSTFASFARSFRSLGVNEIGWLLVDEAGQATPQAAIGALWRARRALLVGDPLQLKPIVTVSDAVLEHMRTRYNVDAHWLPNRQSAQTLADQATGWGRMAGPTDSKTWVGLPLLVHRRCDRPMYGVANRIAYDGAMVYGTIAPRADKETRASLPTGWIHVDGKSEGNWVPAEGDALQALLALLFDDGVKAAEISVITPFKAVLENLERLLGNTMVSGTIHTMQGKEAPVIIMVLGGNTAGDGARDWVVSEPNLLNVAATRAKRRFYVIGNRDDWQNRALFCDVMDLLPVRQLSESRDGID comes from the coding sequence TTGAAGGAGCCGGAGAAGATCGTTCGCTATTGGCACGCAGTCGAACTGCTGCAGCCGCAAGCGGCACCAAAAATCCAAAAGCGGGATAAAGCGTATCGTCCATTCTTTCACGACACGCCCTTCCAATGCCCTGTTCCTCCATGGACCCCTGAGAGCTTGGTCGCCGAACAACGGCTTCCCGACGACCGGGAATGGAGTCACACGCTCTACTCCTATCTGTATGACAGTCAGCTCGTCGCCAACGCGCTCAAGGAGCTTTATGGCGCGGACCAGGGCTACAGAGAGCCGCAGAACCGGGTGTCCGCGCTGTTCGCGGCGAAATTCAACATGGGCGGTCAGTTCGTGGATGACAGCCTCGTGCTTTCCAGCGAAGCTTGGTTTCTTGGGCGCGCCTTGGCGCGAAAAGATTGGACGCACGGATTCGAGGAGGATCAGCGGACCGCCGCTGAGCAGGCGCAAACGCAATTCCAAGGTCAGGTATCCAGCGGCGCATTGCGGAGCTTCACACTATGGGTGCTCCAATTCTTGGGTCTTTCAGGCTTCTTTACGGATGCAGAACGCACTCAACTGAGATTTCGATCGCAGCCGGTTAAGCCCGACAAATCCACATCGGAGGAAGATCCTCTCAACAGCTTTTTGCTCGAAGACCTGGCCAACGTTGCCGACAGCCTCGGCAAAGGCGAGAGCAGCGAAGCGTTGAATCAATATCTGCGTCACCACGATGAAAGCGTGCGTCTGCATGTTGACAGCGATGCAGCTTCCATGAAGGTGATCGAGCGGCTGCTGCCGACCGCCTATGCCGACAGCTGCTGGCCGACCGAGCGGCACCTGGGACTCGTACATTCACAGCAACTTGCCGTGAACACCGTTCTCTCCACGCTTGCCAACGGACGAGGTTTGCTTGGCATCAATGGCCCGCCCGGTACGGGCAAAACCACCCTGCTGCGCGATTTGATCGCCGCCATCGTTACCAGCAGGGCCGACGTCCTAGCCACGTTGAGGCGTGCTTCTGACGCGTTCGCCAGTAACCCACGCGAAGCTGGCAATGTCGGTGGCAAAGAACAGGCCGCGTTCAAGCTCAACTCTTCGCTGTTCGGCTTCGAGATCGTGGTCGCATCGTCCAACAATGGCGCAGTTGAGAACGTCACGCTCGAACTACCCCAGCGCGACAAGGTCGATGAGAGCTGGCTCCCTGATGCGGAACACTTCGCTGAAGTGGGGAAACTGATCACAGGTAAACCTGCATGGGGCTTGATCTCGGGTGCGTTGGGAAGCAAGGCGCGGCGCAAAACGTTTGTGGACCGGTATTTCTATGGAATTCCGCCACGGCCCGAGTCGCCTAGCCCGGACAGTGGCGCACCTGTGCCCGAAGAGGCCGAAATCGAAAGTGAGGCTGCCGCCCGCGACCTGAACGAAGGTGCGAGCAGCGCGACCGAAGCCATTGGCAACCAAGCCATCCCGCAGCCGCAAAAGAACGTGCCCCAAGGCCTTAATGCACTGCTTGCCACGTACTCACAGGCCAACAAGGATCGCACGTCGGAACAACGTCTCGCCTTGTGGCAGCAGGCTGTTGCCGAATACCACGCCGCCAAAGCTCAGGAGCGCGCCGCGTGCGCCGATGCGAAGCGCATCGGCACATTGCTGCGAAGCCTGCAGGCGATCAGGGAAAAGACGGCGGAGGCCGAGAGCTCCGTGCAGGCGCTCGAACAGCTTCTGGAGAGCACGACGAAGAGCCAAGCACGGCTAGATGCCGAAGAAGGCGCAACTGCCAACGTGGCATTCAAGAATGCGCGGGACGCGCTGACCAAGCACGAAGGAAGCAAGCCTGGATTTTGGGCCAACCTCCGCAGCTTGTGGGGAGCGTCGCGGGCCTGGGCTGCTGCTCTGGAGCAACTGAAAGATCAGCTTGAGCATGCACGGGCCGAGTTCGATCGCATTCGAAGGCTCTCGAAACAATACGAGACCTCCAGAGAGCAACTGGAACTGCAGCGTACCGGATCGCTAAAGCTTTTGCGCCAGTTGCAGGCAGAAAAGCAGTCACTGACCCGACAGGCCAGCGAACTGGCCAGCACATGCGGCGCTGACCACCTGCAAGCATGGCTGGACCACGGAGTCATTGGCCGCGGTGATCCCATCGAGCTGGCAGAGCCATGGAACATCGAGGGCTGGCGGCAGGCACGCTCACGTGTCTTCATCCAGGCGCTGAAGCTGCATCGCACGTTCTTTGAACTGGAAGCCGCGCGGATCCGCTCCAATCTGTTCCTGATCAATTCGATGTTGACCGGACAGAACCTGCAGGGCTTTTCTCGCGATGCGGTTCGATCAGCTTGGGCTTCCCTGTTCATGGTCGTGCCGGTGCTCAGCAGCACCTTTGCCTCGTTCGCACGCTCCTTCAGATCCTTGGGTGTGAACGAGATTGGCTGGCTGTTGGTGGACGAGGCCGGACAGGCCACGCCACAAGCAGCGATCGGCGCGCTATGGCGCGCCAGGCGCGCGCTCTTGGTGGGCGACCCTCTGCAACTCAAACCCATCGTCACCGTTTCCGATGCGGTGCTGGAACACATGCGTACCCGCTATAACGTCGATGCGCATTGGCTTCCCAACCGGCAGTCCGCTCAGACTTTGGCCGACCAAGCCACGGGGTGGGGCCGAATGGCGGGCCCCACCGACAGCAAGACGTGGGTCGGCTTGCCGTTATTGGTGCATAGGCGCTGCGACAGGCCGATGTACGGGGTAGCCAACCGGATTGCTTACGACGGTGCCATGGTGTACGGGACCATTGCGCCGCGCGCCGATAAGGAGACGCGCGCCAGCCTGCCAACGGGATGGATACACGTCGATGGCAAGTCCGAAGGCAACTGGGTTCCTGCCGAAGGAGACGCACTGCAGGCCCTGCTTGCGCTGCTTTTCGATGACGGAGTGAAAGCGGCCGAAATTTCGGTCATCACGCCCTTCAAGGCAGTCCTGGAAAATCTTGAGCGCCTGCTTGGCAACACCATGGTCTCCGGGACCATTCACACCATGCAGGGCAAGGAGGCTCCCGTCATCATCATGGTGCTTGGCGGCAACACCGCTGGCGACGGCGCAAGGGATTGGGTGGTGTCAGAACCCAACTTGTTGAACGTGGCTGCCACGCGGGCCAAGCGACGCTTTTATGTAATCGGCAACCGGGACGACTGGCAGAACCGTGCACTCTTCTGTGATGTCATGGATCTCTTGCCGGTCCGGCAGCTCTCAGAATCAAGAGATGGCATTGACTAA
- a CDS encoding JAB domain-containing protein, whose amino-acid sequence MSNLSILDVDASLHVRDGRGRYRPASVDQILAAARRVADLKVQRGAEFTSPGASKEFLCAKLAGLECEVFAVLFLDTQHRLIEYVEMFRGTIDGAPVYPREVVKEALRLNAAAVVLAHNHPSGSATPSSADKALTRQLREALNLMDIRMLDHIVVAGCTAVSMAEKGLC is encoded by the coding sequence ATGTCGAACCTGTCCATTCTCGATGTCGATGCGTCGCTGCACGTGCGCGACGGCCGGGGGCGCTACCGTCCTGCGTCCGTTGACCAGATCCTGGCGGCTGCGCGACGCGTGGCCGACCTGAAGGTGCAGCGGGGCGCGGAGTTCACCTCGCCCGGCGCGTCGAAGGAGTTCTTGTGCGCGAAGCTGGCGGGCCTTGAGTGCGAGGTGTTCGCCGTTCTGTTCCTGGATACGCAGCATCGCTTGATCGAGTACGTGGAGATGTTCCGCGGGACCATCGACGGTGCGCCGGTGTATCCGCGCGAGGTGGTAAAGGAGGCACTGCGGCTGAACGCGGCCGCGGTGGTCCTGGCGCACAACCATCCCAGCGGGAGCGCGACGCCGAGCAGCGCTGACAAGGCGCTGACGCGGCAACTTCGGGAGGCGCTGAACCTGATGGACATCCGCATGCTGGATCACATCGTCGTGGCGGGATGCACCGCAGTGTCGATGGCTGAAAAGGGGTTGTGCTGA
- a CDS encoding ParB/RepB/Spo0J family partition protein, with the protein MNAITHNEVRAVDAVAVPLEAADPTKNLILVPLSRLVLRPKGRNVRKTPRMSIPELAANIQRVGLLQNLIVIASADGEHYEVVAGGRRLAALKLLAKKRRLSKEWEVPCLLVADGTARTASLTENVQREAMHPADQFEAFAALVAEGRPIEDIAADFSVTPLVVQRRLKLANVSPRLMADYRADAVSLEQLMALAITDDHAAQESAFYDAPTWQRHPATLRERLTEREIDAYRNPLARFVGLAAYEAAGGGVRRDLFAEADTGVYLSDAALLERLAHEKLAGIAAEVKAEGWAWVEAVPTATYADLHAFQRAPREHRTPTKREAQRIEKLQDRMLEIDEAIEAAMDTDDEEAAESLQEESDHLRRQLQVLEDGLLCYAANVLAVAGAVVTIDRHGEAVVHRGLMREAEAKALRTLERLRQGFADGDASNDDDGEEGECAPQLAPVSDRLAKRLSAHRTAALQVEVARHPHVALAALVHGMVQSILQDGHFRRDLPVGVSATAQDRLERVASDFPESPAAEALRELQCGWAAKLPEDSAELFAALLAMEQDDLVKLLAVCVGATVDVVTLRAASRQPGAVLAQAVGLDMAKWWRPTAEGYFRHVSKAAILHAVTEFAPEHVTRLAKLKKADVASEAERLAEGTGWMPAIFRSEDLPQNQEEMQPEDPVQDVPEDSGDGENEATTQAMAA; encoded by the coding sequence ATGAACGCCATTACCCACAATGAAGTCCGCGCCGTCGATGCCGTCGCCGTGCCGCTGGAAGCCGCCGACCCGACCAAGAACCTGATCCTGGTGCCGCTGTCACGGCTGGTGCTGCGCCCGAAGGGCCGCAACGTGCGCAAGACCCCGCGCATGTCCATCCCCGAACTGGCGGCCAACATCCAGCGGGTGGGCCTGCTGCAAAACCTGATCGTGATCGCATCCGCCGATGGCGAGCATTACGAGGTGGTTGCCGGTGGCCGCAGGTTGGCCGCGTTGAAGCTGCTGGCGAAGAAGCGCCGTCTCAGCAAGGAATGGGAAGTGCCTTGCCTGCTGGTGGCCGACGGCACGGCCCGCACGGCCAGCCTCACGGAGAACGTGCAGCGCGAGGCCATGCACCCAGCCGACCAGTTCGAGGCTTTTGCCGCGCTGGTGGCAGAGGGGCGGCCCATCGAAGACATTGCGGCCGACTTCTCTGTCACCCCGCTGGTGGTCCAGCGCCGGTTGAAGCTGGCGAACGTCTCGCCGCGCCTCATGGCCGACTACCGTGCGGACGCCGTGAGCCTGGAGCAGTTGATGGCCCTTGCCATCACCGATGACCACGCCGCGCAGGAATCCGCCTTCTACGATGCCCCGACCTGGCAACGCCATCCGGCTACGCTGCGCGAACGCCTCACCGAAAGAGAAATCGACGCCTACCGGAATCCGCTGGCCCGCTTCGTGGGGCTGGCAGCCTACGAGGCGGCAGGCGGCGGTGTGCGCCGTGATCTGTTCGCGGAAGCGGACACGGGGGTGTACCTCAGTGACGCCGCGCTGCTGGAACGGTTGGCCCACGAGAAGTTAGCGGGCATCGCCGCCGAGGTGAAGGCGGAGGGCTGGGCCTGGGTGGAAGCCGTGCCGACCGCGACCTATGCAGACCTGCACGCCTTCCAACGCGCACCGCGAGAGCACCGCACCCCGACCAAGCGCGAAGCCCAGCGTATCGAGAAGCTGCAAGACAGGATGTTGGAAATCGACGAGGCCATCGAGGCCGCGATGGATACCGACGATGAAGAAGCGGCGGAATCCTTGCAGGAAGAAAGCGATCACCTGCGCCGCCAACTGCAGGTGCTGGAGGACGGCTTGCTGTGCTACGCCGCGAACGTGCTTGCTGTGGCGGGTGCCGTCGTCACCATCGACCGCCACGGGGAGGCGGTCGTCCATCGCGGGCTGATGCGCGAAGCCGAGGCCAAGGCATTGCGGACGCTGGAGCGGCTGCGGCAAGGCTTTGCCGATGGCGATGCGAGCAACGACGACGACGGCGAGGAAGGCGAGTGCGCGCCCCAACTCGCCCCCGTGTCCGACCGGCTGGCGAAGCGCCTGAGCGCGCACCGCACGGCAGCACTGCAGGTCGAGGTGGCCCGGCATCCGCATGTGGCCCTGGCCGCCCTGGTGCATGGCATGGTGCAGTCCATCTTGCAGGACGGTCACTTCCGCCGCGATCTTCCGGTGGGCGTATCAGCCACCGCGCAAGATCGGCTGGAGCGCGTGGCTTCGGATTTTCCCGAGTCGCCGGCGGCCGAGGCGCTGCGCGAGCTGCAGTGCGGCTGGGCCGCGAAGCTGCCCGAGGACAGCGCCGAACTGTTCGCCGCGTTGCTGGCGATGGAGCAGGACGACCTGGTCAAGTTGCTGGCGGTATGCGTGGGGGCCACCGTGGACGTGGTGACGTTGCGCGCTGCGTCTCGCCAGCCCGGCGCGGTGCTGGCCCAGGCGGTGGGCCTCGACATGGCGAAGTGGTGGCGGCCCACGGCTGAAGGCTACTTCCGACATGTTTCCAAGGCCGCCATCCTGCATGCAGTGACCGAGTTTGCGCCGGAACACGTCACCCGGTTGGCGAAGCTGAAAAAGGCTGACGTTGCCAGCGAAGCCGAGCGGCTGGCCGAGGGCACGGGCTGGATGCCGGCGATCTTCCGTTCCGAAGACCTGCCGCAGAACCAGGAGGAAATGCAGCCAGAGGACCCGGTACAAGACGTTCCCGAAGACAGCGGGGACGGCGAGAACGAGGCCACTACCCAAGCGATGGCCGCCTGA
- a CDS encoding helix-turn-helix domain-containing protein, whose protein sequence is MRPTPVRPSAAPGAAPQAAAAAAAHPPRYLTNDEAAAHLRLSPRTLEKLRVIGGGPKFRKFGRRVMYAVTDLDAWADARSFEATSDPEYAEHHSADSRAR, encoded by the coding sequence ATGCGACCCACTCCCGTGCGGCCCTCGGCCGCCCCCGGCGCTGCGCCGCAGGCTGCTGCCGCCGCCGCCGCGCACCCACCGCGCTACCTCACCAACGACGAAGCCGCAGCGCACCTGCGGCTGTCTCCGCGCACGCTCGAAAAACTGCGCGTGATCGGCGGCGGCCCGAAGTTCCGCAAGTTCGGCCGGCGCGTGATGTACGCAGTGACCGACCTCGATGCCTGGGCGGATGCCCGCAGCTTCGAGGCCACGTCCGATCCCGAGTACGCCGAGCACCACTCGGCGGACAGCCGTGCGCGGTGA
- a CDS encoding replication initiator protein A — protein MAPRDSQDLMAYPFFSLAKSRRTAPIDFQAGNVKIRVEGTHEHGIATIWDADVLIWAASQIVQARDACLRPSRLMQATPYEILRFIGRGTSLRDYQRLKAALDRLQSTTVATSIRETTGRRLHRFSWINEWKELADARGAPQGIELILPDWFFSGVMDSALVLTIDPGYFRLTGGIERWLYRLVRKHGGRQRGGWQFDFQHLYRKSGSVARYYDFAADLRALVARQALPGYRLCILPADGTQSPLLSFRPVLPTARG, from the coding sequence ATGGCGCCGCGCGACAGTCAGGACCTGATGGCCTACCCGTTCTTCTCGCTCGCGAAGTCGCGGCGCACGGCGCCGATCGACTTCCAGGCCGGGAACGTGAAGATCCGCGTGGAAGGCACCCACGAGCACGGCATCGCCACGATCTGGGACGCGGACGTGCTGATCTGGGCGGCCTCGCAGATCGTGCAGGCGCGCGACGCCTGCCTGCGGCCGTCGCGCCTGATGCAGGCCACGCCCTACGAGATCCTGCGCTTCATCGGCCGCGGCACGTCGCTGCGCGACTACCAGCGCCTCAAGGCGGCCCTGGACCGGCTGCAGTCCACCACCGTGGCCACGTCCATTCGCGAGACGACCGGGCGCCGGCTGCACCGCTTCTCGTGGATCAACGAATGGAAGGAGCTGGCCGACGCCCGCGGCGCGCCGCAGGGCATCGAGCTGATCCTGCCGGACTGGTTCTTCTCCGGGGTGATGGATTCGGCGCTGGTGCTGACCATCGACCCGGGGTATTTCCGGCTGACTGGCGGCATCGAGCGCTGGCTGTACCGCCTGGTGCGCAAGCACGGCGGGCGGCAGCGCGGGGGCTGGCAGTTCGACTTTCAGCACCTGTATCGCAAGTCGGGCAGCGTGGCGCGCTACTACGACTTCGCGGCAGACCTGCGTGCATTGGTCGCCCGGCAGGCGTTGCCGGGGTATCGGCTGTGCATCCTGCCTGCCGATGGCACGCAGTCGCCCTTGCTGTCGTTCCGGCCCGTGTTGCCGACGGCACGGGGATAA
- a CDS encoding DUF736 domain-containing protein, whose translation MANIGTFTTQNDGYTGTLRTLTLNAKARLVPNDKADNEKAPDYLLQVSGHDIGAAWKKTSEAGRHYLSVTLDDPSFPAPIYARLIEGEDGKHELFWSRSKPQAS comes from the coding sequence ATGGCAAACATCGGCACCTTCACCACCCAGAACGACGGCTACACCGGCACGCTGCGCACCCTCACGCTCAACGCGAAGGCCCGGCTGGTACCCAACGACAAGGCCGACAACGAGAAAGCCCCCGACTACCTGCTGCAGGTCTCTGGACACGACATCGGCGCGGCGTGGAAGAAGACCAGCGAAGCCGGCCGGCACTACCTGTCCGTGACCCTGGATGACCCCTCGTTCCCCGCGCCGATCTACGCCCGCCTGATCGAAGGCGAGGACGGCAAGCACGAGCTGTTCTGGTCGCGCAGCAAGCCCCAGGCGTCCTGA
- a CDS encoding FAD-dependent monooxygenase, producing MALALHRQGHTLRVYERRNGPATMGAGVTLWPNAGFVLQELGLLEDVGAVGGRPLSVYRKDAAGDSLGGLDITLLDRLMGYPTHTILRRDLQAVLLDHVTRAGIRVEFGHRAVAIDLDAGDKAVARFENGKSIRPDILIGADGRMDSIARKFVAGDNTPIYQGFVNWIGVAQGSGALVSDLAIHDYWGTGDRFGCVPIRTDLVYWAAAQARPLPEATPAAEMRKEVMDLFAGWPEPVARLIESTPAHSIQLIAVHDVEPLHTWSRANVLLVGDAAHAPLPTSGQGACQALEDAWHLARCLDGADGGLDEALMRFAAVRSPKTTKLAEQGRMFARGLFAQDPETCRLRNERAKASDPLRDAQAMAAGWSQGLPMANCTDEMLGSGVGSLYRL from the coding sequence GTGGCCCTCGCGTTGCATAGGCAAGGGCACACCCTGCGCGTCTACGAACGTCGGAATGGGCCGGCCACCATGGGCGCTGGCGTGACGCTTTGGCCCAACGCTGGCTTTGTGCTGCAGGAACTCGGGTTGTTGGAGGATGTCGGGGCGGTGGGCGGTCGGCCATTGTCGGTATACCGCAAAGACGCAGCGGGTGATTCGCTGGGAGGCCTGGACATCACGCTGCTGGACCGGCTCATGGGCTACCCGACCCATACGATCCTGCGTCGCGATCTGCAGGCGGTGCTGCTGGACCACGTGACACGCGCTGGTATCCGGGTGGAGTTCGGGCATCGGGCGGTCGCGATTGATCTGGATGCCGGCGACAAGGCCGTGGCGCGGTTCGAGAACGGGAAAAGCATCCGTCCAGATATACTCATTGGTGCCGACGGCCGCATGGACTCGATCGCACGCAAATTCGTCGCAGGGGACAACACCCCCATCTACCAAGGGTTCGTGAACTGGATCGGCGTTGCCCAGGGAAGTGGCGCGTTGGTCAGCGACCTCGCAATTCATGACTACTGGGGGACCGGCGATCGTTTCGGTTGCGTGCCGATCCGGACGGATCTGGTGTACTGGGCTGCCGCGCAGGCGCGGCCATTGCCCGAGGCGACGCCAGCAGCGGAGATGCGCAAGGAGGTGATGGACCTGTTTGCAGGATGGCCCGAGCCTGTCGCCCGCCTCATCGAATCCACGCCGGCGCACTCCATCCAACTGATCGCCGTGCACGACGTGGAGCCGCTGCACACGTGGAGCCGAGCGAATGTGCTGCTCGTCGGCGATGCGGCGCACGCGCCACTGCCAACCTCCGGCCAGGGCGCCTGTCAGGCGTTGGAAGACGCTTGGCATCTGGCAAGATGCCTCGATGGGGCCGACGGCGGCCTGGATGAAGCACTGATGCGCTTCGCAGCGGTGCGCAGTCCAAAGACCACCAAGCTGGCAGAGCAGGGCCGAATGTTCGCGCGCGGCCTTTTCGCCCAAGACCCCGAAACCTGCCGTCTTCGCAATGAGCGCGCAAAGGCGTCCGATCCATTGCGTGACGCTCAAGCGATGGCGGCTGGATGGTCGCAGGGTTTGCCAATGGCCAATTGCACCGACGAGATGTTGGGGAGCGGCGTCGGGAGCTTGTACCGCCTATAG
- a CDS encoding LysR family transcriptional regulator produces MISYLERDNVRNNLDLNTVRVYVAVVDEQSFSGAGRLLALPSSNVSRHVASLERRLGVRLLERSTRHLRMTEAGRLVYERAKPVLDALLSTEEELGAVQGQLKGPLRMCMPNEAPRLLAPILAEFCSLHPGIELECDTRLTGLEVLREDMDLSIVFHRGRQDDSAFITRELATLPSIVVASPALLAQTGMPRHVHELKSLPCITTVSALKGQPWQFLDPAGEIVKVPVRSRYRVNSGELAVAGARQGLGFAIVAAYPCQDDLAAGRLQEVQLDLSPAPLQLLGAYSHRHSVTARVRALLEFIQVRLQGFGGNPK; encoded by the coding sequence ATGATTTCATACCTTGAACGGGATAATGTGCGCAACAACCTCGACCTAAACACAGTCCGTGTCTACGTGGCCGTCGTAGACGAGCAGAGCTTTTCCGGTGCGGGGCGCCTGCTGGCCCTGCCGTCATCCAACGTCAGCCGTCATGTCGCCTCGCTGGAGCGCAGGCTGGGAGTGCGCTTGCTGGAACGCAGCACGCGCCATCTGCGCATGACGGAAGCCGGCAGGCTGGTGTACGAGCGCGCCAAACCTGTCCTCGACGCCTTGCTCTCCACGGAGGAGGAGCTCGGCGCAGTACAAGGCCAATTGAAGGGGCCTCTCAGGATGTGCATGCCCAACGAAGCACCCAGGCTGCTCGCGCCGATCCTCGCCGAATTCTGCAGTCTTCATCCTGGCATTGAGTTGGAATGCGACACGCGCCTGACCGGCCTGGAAGTGTTGCGCGAGGACATGGACCTCTCCATCGTCTTCCACCGCGGGCGTCAGGATGACAGTGCGTTCATCACCCGCGAACTGGCGACGTTGCCCAGCATCGTGGTCGCGTCCCCCGCGCTCCTGGCCCAAACCGGAATGCCGCGCCACGTGCACGAACTCAAGTCCCTGCCGTGCATCACCACCGTGAGCGCCCTGAAGGGGCAGCCCTGGCAGTTTCTCGATCCTGCGGGCGAGATCGTGAAGGTGCCCGTGCGCAGCCGCTATCGCGTCAACAGCGGGGAACTCGCGGTGGCGGGCGCGCGCCAGGGCCTTGGCTTCGCCATCGTTGCTGCTTACCCATGTCAGGACGATCTTGCCGCGGGCCGGCTGCAAGAAGTGCAACTGGATCTAAGCCCTGCACCACTGCAATTGCTCGGTGCCTACAGTCACCGTCATTCGGTCACTGCGCGGGTTCGGGCATTGCTGGAGTTCATTCAGGTGCGGCTGCAAGGATTCGGAGGGAATCCCAAGTGA
- a CDS encoding DUF932 domain-containing protein, which yields MQLASRFASRSPSLRSDSPLSDDQIRRVAPSIFAEAPHESRSERYSYIPTAAVLTELRKEGFEPFAVTQTRVRDEGKREHTKHMIRLRHASQINGAEANEIILLNSHDGTSSYQMLAGMFRFVCCNGLVCGDTVADVRVPHKGDVAGAVIEGAFEVLSGFERVKESRDLMRGITLDEGEAEVFARAALALKYDDPNKPAPVTESQVLMPRRFDDRRPDLWTTFNRVQENITKGGLAGRSANGRRQQTRPVQGIDSDVRLNRALWLLADGLRQLKA from the coding sequence ATGCAACTCGCATCTCGTTTCGCTTCCCGTTCCCCGTCGCTGCGCAGCGACTCCCCGCTGTCCGACGACCAGATCCGCAGGGTGGCGCCGTCCATCTTCGCCGAAGCCCCGCACGAAAGCCGCTCCGAGCGGTACAGCTACATCCCCACCGCCGCCGTGCTGACCGAGCTGCGCAAGGAAGGCTTTGAGCCCTTCGCGGTGACGCAGACCCGCGTACGGGACGAGGGCAAGCGCGAGCACACCAAGCACATGATCCGCCTGCGCCACGCCAGCCAGATCAACGGCGCGGAGGCCAACGAGATCATCCTGCTGAACTCGCACGACGGCACCAGCAGCTACCAGATGCTGGCAGGCATGTTCCGGTTCGTGTGCTGCAACGGGTTGGTGTGCGGGGACACGGTGGCGGACGTGCGCGTGCCGCACAAGGGCGACGTGGCCGGGGCCGTCATCGAAGGCGCCTTCGAGGTGCTGAGCGGCTTTGAGCGGGTGAAGGAATCCCGCGACCTGATGCGCGGTATCACGCTGGACGAGGGCGAGGCCGAGGTGTTCGCCCGCGCCGCACTGGCCCTCAAGTACGACGACCCGAACAAGCCCGCGCCCGTGACCGAATCGCAGGTGCTGATGCCGCGCCGATTCGACGACCGCCGGCCCGACCTATGGACCACGTTCAACCGGGTGCAGGAAAACATCACCAAGGGCGGATTGGCCGGGCGTAGCGCCAACGGGCGCCGACAGCAGACCCGGCCCGTGCAGGGCATCGACTCCGACGTGCGGTTGAACCGCGCGCTCTGGCTGCTGGCCGATGGCCTGCGCCAACTGAAAGCCTGA